A section of the Camelus ferus isolate YT-003-E chromosome 33, BCGSAC_Cfer_1.0, whole genome shotgun sequence genome encodes:
- the RNF26 gene encoding E3 ubiquitin-protein ligase RNF26, with the protein MEAVYLVVNGVGLLLDVLTLVLDLNFLLVSSLLASLAWLLAFIYNLPHTVLTSLLHLGRGVLFSLLALIEAVVRFTFGGLQALCTILYSCYSGLESLKLLGHLASHGALRSREILHRGVLNMVSNGHALLRQACDICAITMSLVAYVINSLVNICLIGTQNLFSLVLALWDAVMGPLWRMTDVVAAFLAHISSSAVAMSILLWTPCQLVLELLASAAHLLASFVLVNLTGLALLACVLALTVIVLHPDLTLRLATRVLSQLHARPSYHRLREDVVRLSRLALGLEAWRHIWSRSLQLASWPNRGGAPGAPQGGPRRVPSARTWRQDTFPEAGPRSEAEEEAVRMARVTAARGRERLNVEEPVAGQDPWKLLKEQEERKKCVICQDQSKTVLLLPCRHLCLCQACTEILMRHPVYHRNCPLCRRGILQTLNVYL; encoded by the coding sequence ATGGAAGCTGTGTATTTGGTAGTGAATGGGGTGGGCCTGTTGCTGGATGTGCTGACCTTGGTGTTGGACCTCAACTTCCTGCTGGTGTCCTCCCTCCTGGCTTCCCTGGCCTGGCTCCTGGCCTTCATCTACAACCTGCCACACACGGTACTGACTAGTCTTCTGCACTTGGGCCGCGGAGTCTTGTTTTCACTGCTGGCCTTGATTGAAGCCGTGGTCCGGTTCACCTTTGGGGGCTTGCAGGCCTTGTGTACCATACTATACAGCTGCTATTCTGGTCTGGAGAGCTTAAAGCTCCTGGGGCACCTGGCCTCTCATGGGGCGCTTAGGAGCCGGGAGATCCTGCACCGGGGCGTCCTCAATATGGTCTCCAATGGCCATGCTTTGCTGCGGCAGGCCTGTGACATCTGTGCCATTACCATGAGCCTAGTGGCCTATGTGATCAATAGCCTGGTCAACATCTGCCTTATTGGCACTCAGAACCTCTTCTCCCTGGTGCTGGCCCTATGGGATGCAGTGATGGGGCCGCTGTGGAGAATGACGGATGTGGTGGCTGCCTTCCTAGCCCACATTTCCAGCAGTGCTGTGGCCATGTCCATTCTCCTTTGGACCCCCTGCCAGCTAGTACTGGAGCTCCTGGCCTCAGCTGCCCACCTCCTGGCCAGCTTTGTGCTTGTCAATCTCACTGGCCTAGCGCTGCTGGCTTGTGTGCTGGCACTGACGGTGATTGTGTTGCACCCGGACCTCACCCTGAGGCTGGCCACCCGGGTGCTCAGTCAGCTCCACGCCCGGCCATCCTACCACCGACTCAGAGAGGATGTTGTACGGCTGTCTCGTCTAGCACTGGGCCTGGAGGCCTGGCGCCACATCTGGAGCCGAAGCCTGCAGCTGGCGAGCTGGCCAAACCGGGGAGGGGCACCTGGGGCCCCCCAGGGTGGCCCTAGGAGGGTGCCCTCAGCCAGGACCTGGCGACAGGACACTTTTCCTGAAGCAGGGCCCAGAtcagaggcagaagaggaggcagTCAGGATGGCCAGGGTGACAGCTGCCCGAGGCCGGGAGAGGCTCAATGTGGAGGAGCCTGTAGCTGGGCAAGACCCATGGAAGTTGCTGAAGGAGCAAGAGGAGCGGAAGAAGTGCGTCATCTGCCAGGACCAGAGCAAGACGGTGCTGCTTCTGCCTTGTCGGCACCTGTGCCTGTGCCAGGCCTGCACCGAAATCCTAATGCGCCACCCTGTCTACCACCGCAACTGCCCACTCTGTCGCCGGGGCATTCTGCAGACCCTCAACGTCTACCTCTGA